A region from the Corynebacterium callunae DSM 20147 genome encodes:
- a CDS encoding helix-turn-helix domain-containing protein gives MTTEQAAGELGVSVRTIWTLRATGRLKWRYRDRQVAINASDVHALKERRLNATP, from the coding sequence ATGACTACCGAGCAAGCAGCGGGAGAACTCGGGGTGAGTGTCCGCACCATTTGGACACTAAGGGCTACGGGGCGTCTGAAATGGCGCTACCGAGACCGTCAAGTAGCAATCAATGCTAGTGATGTGCATGCACTAAAGGAAAGACGTTTAAATGCCACACCATAA